From one Geoalkalibacter halelectricus genomic stretch:
- a CDS encoding GMP reductase: protein MRIEADLKLGFKDVLIRPKRSTLKSRAQVALERTFTFMHSKRQWTGVPVIAANMDTVGTFEAAEVLAQFGMLTAIHKHYSFAAWERFLAGRDTDFFERVMVSTGTADEDYAKMGEILALAPQLHFICIDVANGYAEAFVDFVQKVRATWPDKTIVAGNVVTGEMVEELLLSGADIVKVGIGPGSVCTTRVKTGVGYPQLSAVIECADAAHGLGGRIISDGGCACAGDVAKAFGGGADFVMLGGMFAGHDESGGEVVERGGQTYKLFYGMSSATAMERHSGGVAEYRSSEGKTVEVPYRGPLRETVKDILGGLRSACTYVGAGALKELTKRTTFIRVLEQESKAFT, encoded by the coding sequence ATGCGCATCGAAGCCGATCTCAAGCTCGGATTCAAGGATGTTCTCATCCGTCCCAAGCGCTCGACCCTCAAAAGCCGCGCCCAGGTGGCGTTGGAGCGCACCTTTACCTTCATGCACAGCAAGCGGCAATGGACCGGCGTGCCGGTGATCGCCGCCAACATGGATACGGTGGGCACCTTCGAGGCCGCCGAGGTGCTGGCCCAATTCGGCATGCTCACCGCCATCCACAAGCATTACAGCTTCGCTGCCTGGGAGCGCTTTCTCGCCGGGCGCGACACCGACTTTTTCGAGCGCGTCATGGTCAGCACCGGCACCGCCGACGAGGACTATGCCAAAATGGGGGAGATTCTCGCCCTGGCGCCGCAACTGCATTTCATCTGCATCGACGTCGCCAATGGTTATGCCGAGGCCTTCGTCGACTTCGTGCAGAAGGTGCGCGCGACCTGGCCGGATAAGACCATCGTCGCCGGCAACGTGGTGACCGGCGAGATGGTCGAGGAGCTGCTGCTGTCCGGAGCGGATATCGTCAAGGTGGGGATCGGGCCCGGTTCGGTGTGTACCACGCGGGTCAAAACCGGCGTCGGTTATCCGCAGCTCTCGGCCGTGATCGAATGCGCCGACGCGGCCCACGGCCTGGGCGGGCGCATCATCTCCGACGGCGGCTGCGCCTGTGCCGGCGATGTGGCCAAGGCCTTCGGTGGCGGGGCCGATTTCGTCATGCTCGGTGGCATGTTCGCGGGGCACGATGAAAGCGGCGGCGAAGTGGTCGAGCGTGGTGGGCAGACCTACAAGCTCTTCTACGGCATGAGTTCCGCGACCGCCATGGAGCGCCATTCGGGCGGCGTTGCCGAATACCGCTCCTCCGAAGGCAAAACCGTCGAGGTTCCCTACCGTGGCCCTCTCAGGGAGACGGTCAAGGACATTCTTGGCGGCCTGCGTTCGGCTTGCACCTATGTCGGCGCCGGCGCCCTCAAGGAACTGACCAAGCGCACCACCTTCATCCGGGTGCTGGAGCAGGAGAGCAAGGCGTTTACCTGA
- a CDS encoding AbrB/MazE/SpoVT family DNA-binding domain-containing protein: MRRKICAIGNSRGVSLPPEILDKLHLGVGSDVEISLDERSRRIILEPAMPADAEGIDADFVGQVNDFIEQYRPALKKLAE, translated from the coding sequence ATGCGTCGCAAAATCTGTGCTATCGGAAACAGTCGCGGTGTCTCCCTCCCCCCGGAGATACTGGACAAACTCCATCTGGGCGTCGGGTCCGATGTCGAAATCTCCCTTGATGAACGGAGCCGCAGGATCATCCTCGAACCTGCAATGCCCGCAGACGCCGAAGGGATCGACGCTGATTTCGTCGGCCAGGTCAATGATTTCATCGAGCAGTACCGTCCCGCGCTAAAAAAACTGGCTGAATGA
- a CDS encoding YajD family HNH nuclease, which yields MRKEEDQRLAGYREKALKLFPHVCGRCAREFEGKKLRELTVHHRDHNHDNNPPDGSNWELLCIYCHDHEHTRGIQEQRGAEGASGEAERPSLTHSPFAALAERFKKS from the coding sequence ATGCGCAAGGAAGAAGATCAGCGCCTGGCCGGATACAGGGAAAAGGCGCTCAAACTGTTTCCCCATGTCTGCGGGCGTTGCGCGCGCGAATTCGAGGGGAAAAAGCTGCGTGAGCTGACCGTGCACCACCGGGACCACAACCACGACAACAACCCGCCCGACGGCAGCAACTGGGAACTGCTCTGCATCTATTGCCACGATCACGAGCACACGCGCGGCATTCAGGAGCAGCGCGGCGCGGAAGGTGCCTCGGGCGAGGCCGAGCGCCCGTCCCTGACCCACTCACCCTTCGCGGCCTTGGCGGAGCGGTTCAAGAAATCATGA
- a CDS encoding NUDIX hydrolase: protein MNSPKHILVVGALVRNAAGQILLIRHHRRGWEIPQGRVEEGEGLLDALHREVREESGIDIIPGPLAAVFSKTDAPAALIFTFLANYHAGTLQPSDETPELGWFDVAEVMPQISHPVSRDRIETLLSFKDRTIFRTYTAKPFTIKNETRL, encoded by the coding sequence ATGAACTCTCCCAAACATATCCTGGTGGTCGGCGCCCTGGTACGCAACGCCGCCGGTCAGATCCTGCTGATCCGTCATCACCGGCGCGGCTGGGAAATTCCCCAGGGCCGGGTCGAGGAGGGCGAGGGGCTGCTCGACGCCCTGCATCGCGAAGTGCGCGAGGAAAGCGGCATCGACATCATCCCCGGCCCCCTGGCCGCCGTCTTCTCCAAGACCGACGCTCCCGCGGCGCTGATTTTCACCTTTCTGGCAAATTACCACGCCGGCACCCTGCAACCCAGCGACGAAACCCCCGAGCTTGGCTGGTTCGACGTCGCGGAGGTCATGCCGCAAATATCCCACCCGGTCTCCCGCGACCGGATCGAAACTCTGCTCTCCTTCAAGGACCGCACAATTTTCCGCACCTACACCGCCAAACCCTTCACCATCAAAAACGAAACACGCCTTTAA
- a CDS encoding phosphotransacetylase family protein, producing the protein MAQKIFIAATGQNSGKSTTSLSLLHLAQKSRRRIGFIKPLGPKPAVLNGLDVDKDAALMAQVFGLEELLPFMSPVVVKPGDTKKALDGRLHPAELEERILAACAELERHCDFIIIEGSGHPGVGSVLGLSNARIARLLGAPVLMVTGGGVGNVIDAVHLNLALFEKEGAEMRAILANKIIAEKREITLDYLRRGLAQESLKVLGGFNYQPVLANPTLRRIARVVNVPLQGDPEAASRIVHHIQIGAASTQRVVELLHEDTLLVVTSSRDELLVTMANLYQIPEYRNRIVGLVIPGTAPLSKITQQILDRSNIPYLRDGSTHTTAIYQAINDDVSKTSAEDVEKIDLIRTLAEKRIDFEELAMLFG; encoded by the coding sequence ATGGCACAAAAAATCTTCATCGCGGCCACCGGTCAAAACAGCGGCAAATCGACCACCAGCCTCTCGCTGTTGCATCTGGCGCAAAAGAGCAGGCGTCGCATCGGTTTCATCAAGCCCCTGGGGCCCAAGCCTGCGGTGCTCAACGGCTTGGATGTGGACAAGGACGCCGCCCTCATGGCCCAGGTGTTCGGCCTGGAGGAGCTGCTGCCCTTCATGTCGCCGGTGGTGGTCAAACCCGGCGACACCAAGAAGGCCCTTGACGGCCGGCTGCATCCGGCCGAGTTGGAAGAACGGATTCTGGCGGCCTGCGCCGAACTTGAAAGGCACTGCGATTTCATCATCATCGAAGGTTCGGGGCATCCCGGGGTGGGATCGGTTCTGGGCCTCTCCAACGCGCGCATCGCCCGCTTGCTGGGTGCCCCGGTGCTCATGGTGACCGGCGGCGGGGTGGGCAACGTCATCGATGCCGTGCACCTGAACCTGGCCCTGTTCGAGAAGGAAGGCGCCGAGATGCGCGCCATTCTCGCCAACAAGATCATCGCCGAAAAGCGCGAGATCACCCTCGATTACCTGCGCCGCGGCCTGGCACAGGAATCCCTCAAGGTGCTGGGCGGGTTCAATTACCAACCAGTGCTGGCCAACCCGACCCTGCGTCGCATCGCCCGGGTGGTCAACGTGCCCCTGCAAGGCGACCCCGAGGCGGCCTCACGCATCGTGCACCACATCCAGATCGGCGCCGCCTCCACCCAGCGTGTGGTCGAGCTGCTGCACGAAGACACCCTGCTGGTGGTGACCAGCAGCCGTGACGAACTGCTGGTGACCATGGCCAACCTCTACCAGATTCCCGAATACCGCAACCGCATCGTCGGGCTGGTGATTCCCGGGACCGCCCCGCTCAGCAAGATCACCCAGCAGATTCTCGATCGCAGCAACATCCCCTATCTGCGCGACGGCAGCACCCACACCACCGCCATCTATCAAGCCATCAACGACGACGTCTCCAAAACCTCCGCCGAAGATGTGGAGAAAATCGACCTGATCCGCACCCTGGCGGAAAAACGCATTGATTTCGAGGAACTGGCCATGCTCTTCGGTTGA
- a CDS encoding type II toxin-antitoxin system RelE/ParE family toxin, with translation MTRPYVLTRSAAADLRNIVRYTVEHWGHAQCRSYIADLEAAAGEVALGIGVFRKHDDLLPGLRVRLVGHHYLFCLPRSGQPALILAILHERMDIIARLKERLD, from the coding sequence ATGACCCGCCCATATGTTCTGACCCGCAGCGCCGCTGCCGATTTACGCAATATTGTCCGTTACACCGTAGAACACTGGGGGCATGCTCAATGTCGGTCATACATCGCCGATCTTGAAGCCGCTGCCGGCGAAGTGGCACTCGGCATCGGAGTATTCCGAAAACATGATGACCTGCTTCCCGGATTGCGGGTTCGCCTGGTCGGACACCACTATCTATTTTGCCTGCCACGATCCGGTCAACCGGCACTTATTCTTGCGATCCTGCATGAGCGAATGGACATCATTGCCCGCCTCAAGGAAAGACTGGATTGA
- a CDS encoding M48 family metallopeptidase, with amino-acid sequence MKWFLLAAFVAVVGFEYWLSWLNLRHLRRHGQEIPAEFAGVIDGELLARTSAYTRDRNRVGLIESLLGNLLLALFLFGGWVAIYDAWIDSLSESFLLSGLLFFLGLGVVRGLLDVPFNLYHHFVIEERYGFNTLTWRLWFSDLLKGTLISLVLMGLLLTGALWLVQASPAWWWLWVWGFFALFSLFVMYVSPYVIEPLFFKFEPVRRPGLEERITALMERAGLKVSRVFQVDASRRSRHSNAYFTGIGRVKRIVLFDTLIEQMDDDEILAVLAHEVGHWKKRHVLKRLVVAQALALVALFAAHHLITAGVLPGLLGLEQASFFAQILILSLLATLIGFPLAPLSSWLSRRDEYQADHFAVELSGAPEALASGLVTLSRENLANLHPHPWYAAFHYSHPPVVERVRALRRQATAGA; translated from the coding sequence ATGAAATGGTTTCTGCTGGCGGCCTTTGTCGCCGTGGTCGGTTTTGAATACTGGCTGTCCTGGCTCAACCTTCGTCACCTGCGGCGCCATGGGCAGGAAATCCCCGCGGAATTTGCCGGGGTGATCGATGGCGAACTGCTCGCCCGCACCTCGGCCTATACGCGCGACCGCAACCGGGTCGGGCTCATCGAGTCGCTGTTGGGCAATCTGCTCCTGGCGCTGTTTCTGTTTGGCGGCTGGGTGGCGATTTACGACGCCTGGATCGACTCCCTCAGCGAATCCTTTTTGCTCTCCGGCCTGCTGTTTTTCCTTGGCTTGGGCGTGGTGCGCGGCCTGCTCGATGTGCCCTTCAATCTCTACCATCACTTCGTCATCGAGGAGCGCTACGGCTTCAACACCCTGACCTGGCGGCTGTGGTTTTCCGATCTGCTCAAGGGCACCCTGATTTCCCTGGTGTTGATGGGCCTGCTGCTGACCGGCGCCCTGTGGCTGGTGCAGGCCAGCCCCGCCTGGTGGTGGCTGTGGGTGTGGGGCTTTTTCGCCCTGTTCAGCCTGTTTGTCATGTATGTCTCGCCCTATGTGATCGAACCTCTGTTCTTCAAGTTCGAACCGGTTCGCCGGCCGGGGCTGGAGGAGCGCATCACCGCGCTGATGGAGCGTGCCGGTCTCAAAGTCAGCCGGGTGTTCCAGGTCGACGCCTCACGCCGCAGCCGTCATTCCAACGCCTATTTCACCGGCATCGGCCGGGTCAAACGGATCGTGCTCTTCGACACCCTCATCGAGCAGATGGATGACGACGAAATCCTCGCCGTGCTGGCCCACGAGGTCGGGCACTGGAAGAAGCGCCATGTGCTCAAGCGTCTGGTGGTGGCTCAGGCGCTGGCCCTGGTCGCTCTGTTTGCCGCCCATCATCTCATCACCGCCGGGGTTCTGCCCGGACTTCTGGGTCTGGAGCAGGCCTCCTTCTTTGCCCAGATTCTGATTCTATCCCTGCTGGCGACCCTGATCGGATTTCCTCTGGCGCCCCTTTCCAGTTGGCTGTCGCGTCGCGACGAGTACCAGGCCGATCACTTCGCCGTCGAGCTCAGCGGCGCGCCCGAGGCGCTGGCCTCCGGCCTGGTCACGCTCTCGCGCGAGAACCTTGCCAATCTCCATCCCCATCCCTGGTATGCCGCTTTCCACTATTCCCATCCCCCCGTGGTCGAACGGGTGCGGGCGCTGCGGCGCCAAGCCACCGCCGGGGCGTGA
- a CDS encoding 3'-5' exonuclease, with amino-acid sequence MQPRLKYWIFLLAIVNLIFGVIMAGVLGAWFNLAPEERAFVHSLADKILPFPVLGAFILVGAIGGLVSLLFKYYIIPTLQLAEETRLITRANAEHRITPRGARELVYLTEVINDSAEAYARLKTEVEEQIRAAHAELDEERNRLAALMSELPAGVLVCNSDGQILLYNAQAQKLLQGARGLADEQPHGLIGLGRSVFGLLDREPIVHGLKLLQAAREENRELPTSHFMTTLADGRCLRIAMAPVLGSRRERREISGFVLTLEDMSAQIEADTRRDMLIQALTEGIQGALEDIRRSITTILADPQLGPEQLEKNRATIDRASRELQVQLAEARRNYARHLQALSKVENVLAENLVQILRKNIDERFSIRVEGEAAPGLVLRLDSYSLVQAVSHLAALLKKQQNMGAFHIRIASAAPQRALMSIGWPQACLDHGFISDWVRAPLITDAQGKLLSFSELVARHGGEVQIEATEAHACHEVRIDLPVESTAEHPEQSLPESRPVYYEFDLFQQRGLEELGDQPLRRLTYVVFDTETTGLRPAEGDEIIQIGAVRVVNGRILTGETVDQLIDPCRSVPPESVEIHGIRPELLVGQPTIEQVLPHFRRFAEGAVLVAHNAAFDMRFLQLKERQSGVRFDNPVLDTLLLSSVVHPHQQGHSLDHIAKLLNLTIVGRHTALGDALVTAEVLLKLIPLLESQGIHTLKQALDASINSPFAKMAF; translated from the coding sequence ATGCAGCCAAGACTCAAATACTGGATTTTTCTTCTCGCCATCGTCAACCTCATCTTCGGGGTGATCATGGCCGGCGTGCTCGGCGCCTGGTTCAACCTGGCCCCCGAGGAGCGCGCCTTCGTGCACAGCCTGGCGGACAAGATCCTGCCGTTTCCGGTTCTTGGCGCCTTCATCCTGGTCGGGGCCATCGGCGGGCTGGTCAGCCTGCTCTTCAAATACTACATCATCCCCACCCTGCAACTGGCCGAGGAGACACGGCTGATCACCAGGGCCAACGCCGAGCACCGCATCACGCCGCGCGGGGCGCGGGAACTTGTCTACCTCACCGAGGTGATCAACGATTCGGCCGAAGCCTACGCGCGGCTCAAGACCGAGGTCGAGGAGCAGATCCGCGCCGCCCACGCCGAACTCGACGAGGAGCGCAACCGGCTTGCGGCCCTGATGTCGGAACTGCCGGCGGGGGTGCTGGTGTGCAACAGCGACGGGCAGATTCTGCTTTACAACGCCCAGGCGCAAAAACTGCTGCAAGGCGCGCGCGGCTTGGCCGACGAGCAGCCGCATGGGTTGATCGGGCTGGGGCGCTCGGTGTTCGGGCTGCTCGACCGCGAACCCATCGTGCACGGCCTCAAACTGCTTCAGGCGGCGCGGGAGGAAAACCGCGAGCTGCCCACCTCGCATTTCATGACCACCCTCGCCGATGGCCGCTGCCTGCGCATCGCCATGGCACCGGTCCTCGGCAGTCGCCGCGAGCGGCGCGAGATCTCCGGATTCGTCCTCACCCTGGAAGATATGAGCGCGCAGATCGAGGCCGACACCCGCCGCGACATGCTGATCCAGGCCCTGACCGAGGGCATTCAGGGCGCCCTCGAAGACATCCGTCGCTCCATCACCACGATCCTTGCCGATCCGCAATTGGGTCCCGAGCAGCTGGAGAAAAATCGCGCCACCATCGACCGTGCCTCGCGCGAGTTGCAGGTGCAGTTGGCCGAGGCCCGCCGGAACTACGCCCGCCACCTGCAGGCCCTGAGCAAGGTGGAGAACGTTCTGGCGGAGAACCTGGTGCAGATTCTGCGTAAGAACATCGACGAGCGCTTCAGTATCCGCGTGGAGGGGGAAGCGGCTCCCGGCCTGGTGCTGCGCCTCGACAGCTATTCGCTGGTGCAGGCGGTTTCGCACCTGGCCGCCCTGCTGAAAAAGCAGCAGAACATGGGCGCCTTTCATATCCGCATCGCATCCGCGGCGCCACAGCGCGCGTTGATGAGTATCGGCTGGCCCCAGGCCTGTCTGGATCACGGCTTCATCAGCGACTGGGTGCGCGCGCCGCTGATCACCGACGCCCAGGGCAAGCTGCTGAGTTTCAGCGAACTGGTTGCCCGGCACGGCGGCGAGGTGCAGATCGAGGCGACCGAGGCGCACGCCTGCCACGAGGTGCGCATTGATCTGCCCGTGGAAAGCACCGCCGAACACCCCGAGCAAAGCCTGCCGGAATCACGCCCGGTTTATTACGAATTCGACCTCTTCCAGCAACGCGGCCTGGAGGAGTTGGGCGATCAGCCCCTGCGCAGGCTCACCTATGTGGTGTTCGACACCGAAACCACCGGCCTGCGCCCGGCCGAGGGCGACGAGATCATCCAGATCGGCGCCGTGCGGGTGGTCAACGGCCGCATCCTCACCGGCGAAACCGTCGATCAGCTTATCGACCCGTGCCGCTCGGTGCCGCCCGAATCCGTCGAGATTCACGGAATCCGTCCGGAACTCCTGGTCGGCCAGCCCACTATCGAACAGGTCTTGCCACATTTCCGCCGCTTTGCCGAGGGAGCGGTGCTGGTCGCCCACAATGCCGCCTTCGACATGCGCTTTCTGCAACTCAAGGAACGCCAGAGCGGCGTTCGCTTCGACAATCCGGTGCTCGATACCCTGTTGCTGAGTTCGGTGGTTCATCCCCACCAGCAGGGCCATTCCCTCGATCACATCGCCAAACTGCTCAACCTCACCATCGTCGGGCGCCACACCGCCCTGGGCGACGCCCTGGTGACCGCCGAGGTGCTGCTCAAGCTCATTCCCCTGCTGGAGAGTCAGGGCATCCACACCCTGAAGCAGGCCCTGGATGCCTCCATCAACTCACCCTTTGCCAAGATGGCGTTTTAG
- a CDS encoding type II toxin-antitoxin system death-on-curing family toxin: protein MMEYLTPQQILFIHHRLIETTGGSHGVRDLAALQAAAARPQATFEGNDLYPAIHDKAAAVLESLIRSHPFIDGNKRTAITAAGLFLRRNGRILSAEQETLYIFTIRMATGEADFAEAREWLLQHTREGV, encoded by the coding sequence ATGATGGAGTATCTGACTCCCCAGCAGATCCTCTTCATTCACCACCGGCTGATCGAAACCACCGGAGGTTCGCACGGTGTGCGCGATCTGGCCGCTCTTCAGGCTGCGGCCGCCCGTCCCCAGGCGACCTTCGAGGGCAACGATCTTTATCCGGCAATCCATGACAAGGCCGCCGCCGTGTTGGAATCGCTGATTCGCAGCCACCCCTTCATCGATGGGAACAAACGGACCGCCATTACCGCCGCCGGTCTGTTTCTACGTCGCAATGGACGGATTCTGAGCGCTGAACAGGAGACGCTCTACATCTTCACGATCCGCATGGCAACAGGGGAAGCGGATTTCGCGGAGGCCCGGGAATGGTTGCTTCAGCATACCCGGGAGGGCGTCTAA
- a CDS encoding DUF2845 domain-containing protein, which translates to MRILQVCFTLLLLTVFAVPAWALRCDGRLVNTGDHQVEVLAKCGEPLWRERWYDDVFERRFFDTLERRSVVVEEWIYDFGPHRLLYLLRFRNSRLVDISTGDRATMAVDACRDGRTLRVGDTKIEVIRKCGVPVHSDSREDEILHAVDPHRALRSTIRVDEWTYNFGPRRFLLHLTFENGRLRQIETGGYGF; encoded by the coding sequence ATGCGAATCCTCCAAGTCTGTTTCACTTTACTGCTTTTAACTGTGTTCGCGGTTCCGGCTTGGGCGCTGCGCTGCGACGGGCGCCTGGTGAATACCGGCGACCACCAGGTCGAGGTGCTGGCCAAATGTGGTGAGCCGTTGTGGCGCGAGCGCTGGTATGACGACGTCTTTGAGCGGCGCTTCTTCGATACCCTGGAGCGGCGCAGCGTGGTGGTGGAAGAGTGGATTTACGATTTCGGCCCCCACCGGCTGCTCTACCTGCTGCGCTTTCGCAACAGCCGGCTGGTCGACATCAGCACCGGAGACCGCGCCACCATGGCGGTGGACGCCTGCCGCGACGGCCGGACCTTGCGGGTGGGCGACACCAAGATCGAGGTGATTCGCAAGTGCGGCGTTCCCGTTCACAGCGACAGCCGCGAGGATGAAATCCTGCACGCCGTGGACCCCCATCGCGCCCTGCGCTCCACCATCCGCGTCGATGAGTGGACCTACAATTTCGGGCCGCGGCGCTTTCTCCTGCACCTGACCTTTGAAAACGGCCGCCTGCGCCAGATCGAAACCGGCGGCTACGGTTTCTGA
- a CDS encoding antitoxin: MSRLTIDVTEQQHQTLKALAALEGKTIKQYALERLFPPHIEEEQAAYELKSLLSQRLAEARRGELAEGSISDIADDLLKRNRTK; encoded by the coding sequence ATGAGCCGCTTAACCATCGATGTCACCGAACAACAGCACCAGACCCTAAAAGCCCTGGCAGCACTGGAAGGAAAAACCATCAAGCAGTACGCCCTCGAACGCCTGTTCCCACCGCATATTGAAGAAGAGCAGGCTGCTTACGAACTAAAAAGTCTGCTTTCCCAACGGTTGGCGGAAGCTCGTCGTGGTGAATTGGCTGAAGGGAGCATCAGCGATATCGCCGATGACCTGCTGAAGCGCAATAGAACCAAATGA
- a CDS encoding c-type cytochrome, with product MKQELQRGFFRRGFWWTLLLLAAALALPGCQDTPPPGERAPSPTRQATAAADENNAQGDDPHRLGEEVFNRMCAVCHGARGSGRGTRPGPSLQRADYVYGRDYEEVKASIRDGRPGGMPFFHHALSDEELEAVTQYVLSLGR from the coding sequence ATGAAGCAAGAATTGCAACGGGGATTTTTCCGGCGGGGATTCTGGTGGACGCTTTTGCTGTTGGCGGCGGCGCTTGCCCTGCCGGGGTGCCAGGACACGCCCCCACCCGGCGAGCGTGCTCCCTCGCCGACGCGCCAAGCGACGGCCGCGGCGGATGAAAACAACGCCCAAGGCGATGACCCGCACCGACTCGGCGAAGAGGTCTTCAACCGCATGTGCGCCGTGTGCCATGGTGCCCGCGGCAGCGGCCGCGGGACGCGTCCGGGGCCGTCTCTGCAACGCGCGGATTATGTCTACGGACGAGACTATGAGGAGGTCAAGGCGAGCATCCGCGACGGGCGCCCCGGCGGCATGCCGTTTTTTCACCACGCTCTTTCCGACGAAGAACTCGAAGCGGTTACGCAGTATGTGCTGAGCCTCGGCCGATGA